From Micromonospora echinaurantiaca:
GCCGGGCCTCGGCCCGCCGGGTGGTCGGGACTGCGCCCGGGTCATGCCGGCACTCCGCTTCGCTGCGTGCCGCCATCAGGCACCACCGCGCCGAGCTGATGATTCACTCGCTGGCGCTCGCTCATGCCCTCGACTCTATCGCCAGTTCCGGTCGGGGACGCAGATCCAGGGCGTCGGCGGCGGCCGGCCCGGTGGTGAGCAGGTCGGTCAGCCAGCCGTGGCCGGGCAGCCGGCCGTACGGCTGGATGTCGATCCACGGTCGCAGCACGAACGCCCGCAGGTGCGCCCGGGGGTGCGGCAGGGTGAGCTCGGGATCGTCGCTGAGCACCGGCTCGTCGTCGTCGGTCCAGACGGCGATGACGTCGACGTCGAGGGTGCGCGGGCCGAACCGGCGGTCCGGGTCGCGGGTGCGCCCGGCGGCCCGCTCGGCGGCACGGGCCCGCTCCAGCCAGTCCCGGGGGGTCGCCGCCGGGTCCGCGGCCAGCAGCACCGCGTTGAGGTACGCGGGCTGGTCGGTGTCGCCCCACGGCGGCGTCTCGTACACCCCGGACACCACCAGCACGCTGTCGCCGAGCGCGTGCACGGCCGAGCGCAGGTGGTCGAGCCGGTCACCGAGGTTGCTGCCCAGCGAGAGGACGGCCCGGGTCACCGGGCACGCGTCCGGGTCATGGTGACGGCCACGTCGCTGAAGGCGTGCGGCACCGGCGCCTCGGGCTTGTGCACGGTGACCGTCGCGGTGACCACCCGGGAATCGGCCAGGCAGACCGCCAGCAGCCGATCGGCGAGCGTCTCGATCAGGTTGACCGGCTCCCCGGTCACCACCGCGACCAGCCGCTCGGCCAGCTCGCCGTAGTGGACGGTGTCGGTCACCTCGTCGGAGCGGGCGGCGGGCGCCAGGTCCAACTCCAGGACCGCGTCGACGACGAAGTCCTGGCCCTGCTCGCGCTCGAAGTCGTACACCCCGTGCCGACCGTGCGCCCGCAGGCCGGTCAGCTCGATCCGGTCGGTCACCGGTCCCCTCCTCCGCTCGGCACCGGCCCGGTGGCGACGAGCCGGGGCCGGCCGGTGGCCTGCCAGACCGCCAGCGCGTCCACGGTGCCCCGCACGTCGTGCACCCGGACCCCCCAGGCGCCGGACGCCACCGCGAGCACGCTGGTGGCGATGGTGGCCGCCTCCCGGCCGTCGGTCGGCCGGGGGGTGCCGTCCGGACCGGCTAGCAGCCGGCCGAGGTACGACTTGCGGCTCGACCCGAACAGCAGCGGGAAGCCGAGTTCGAGCAGCTCGGTCAGGCGGGCGCTGAGTTCCCAGTTGTGGGTGGCGG
This genomic window contains:
- the folK gene encoding 2-amino-4-hydroxy-6-hydroxymethyldihydropteridine diphosphokinase, which gives rise to MTRAVLSLGSNLGDRLDHLRSAVHALGDSVLVVSGVYETPPWGDTDQPAYLNAVLLAADPAATPRDWLERARAAERAAGRTRDPDRRFGPRTLDVDVIAVWTDDDEPVLSDDPELTLPHPRAHLRAFVLRPWIDIQPYGRLPGHGWLTDLLTTGPAAADALDLRPRPELAIESRA
- the folB gene encoding dihydroneopterin aldolase; the encoded protein is MTDRIELTGLRAHGRHGVYDFEREQGQDFVVDAVLELDLAPAARSDEVTDTVHYGELAERLVAVVTGEPVNLIETLADRLLAVCLADSRVVTATVTVHKPEAPVPHAFSDVAVTMTRTRAR